In Ignavibacteria bacterium, the sequence TGTGACAAACTAAACCCTCTGGTTTTATCCGATGAGCTTTTTTCAAGACCAAATCCATCAAACGGATTACCTGTCTTTCCTTCATAAAGCGTTTTTGTAGTGATGGAAGAAAACATCAGTTTATCCTCAGGAAATCCGAATGAAATCAAGTAATTTTTCACCTTAGTGTTTGTTTCCTGAAGTTTTGCATAGGCCTCCTTCATTGACGGAGCATCAGCAGAAAAAGAACCCGACCAGATACCAAGGTCTGACTTTATCTGTTTAGATGCTGAGCCGGTTACAGCAATTGTGACATTGCTGCTTGCGACTTTCTTCCATGTGCCTGACATAATAACGGCACCGATGATGAAACCGAGAGAGAGGATAAGTGCAAAGATGATGTAGCTGCGGTAGTGATTGGTTGTGTTGTCCATGTGTTTAATATTTAGTTTTTGAAACATTTTATTTGTGTTGTTGTTCAAACTCTTCGTTGAGAATATCATATCTTTTTGTAAATGAATAATGACGTGTTATAAAACGTTTTGTCATTTCAGGGTTTTCATCGTTTGGTTCCACGTCAAAATCAATTGCTTTTAAAAGCAGAGCCCACCTATTAAGAATCATATTCTT encodes:
- a CDS encoding SIMPL domain-containing protein (The SIMPL domain is named for its presence in mouse protein SIMPL (signalling molecule that associates with mouse pelle-like kinase). Bacterial member BP26, from Brucella, was shown to assemble into a channel-like structure, while YggE from E. coli has been associated with resistance to oxidative stress.), which encodes MIFSTKSLNNNTNKMFQKLNIKHMDNTTNHYRSYIIFALILSLGFIIGAVIMSGTWKKVASSNVTIAVTGSASKQIKSDLGIWSGSFSADAPSMKEAYAKLQETNTKVKNYLISFGFPEDKLMFSSITTKTLYEGKTGNPFDGFGLEKSSSDKTRGFSLSQNIKVESNDVDKIDLLSRTVTELIDQGIDINSEEPSFLYTKLSDLKIEMIGLASQDAKIRSEQIAKATGNSVGDVRSSKTGVMQINAKNSTEVSDYGINDTRSLEKTITAVVNVTFAIE